Proteins from a genomic interval of Pseudomonas paeninsulae:
- a CDS encoding MarR family winged helix-turn-helix transcriptional regulator yields the protein MPDLKNVTTQQAAMEAFFFGYQAFTAKADEMLARRGLSRVHHRILFFIAKYPGLSMKELLAYLGVSKQALNTPLRQLLEMGLVESLTAADDKRKRLLGFTPEGAKLELALRREQAKLLQRAFGEVGEDAIKGWLEVNQALGNSHQGGLTKG from the coding sequence ATGCCTGACCTCAAAAACGTCACCACCCAACAAGCCGCCATGGAAGCCTTCTTCTTCGGTTACCAGGCGTTCACCGCCAAGGCCGACGAAATGCTGGCGCGTCGCGGCCTGTCGCGCGTGCACCACCGCATTCTGTTTTTTATCGCCAAGTACCCGGGGCTGAGCATGAAGGAACTGCTGGCCTACCTGGGCGTGAGCAAACAGGCACTCAATACGCCGCTGCGCCAGTTACTGGAAATGGGCCTGGTGGAAAGCCTGACGGCCGCAGATGACAAGCGTAAGCGCCTACTCGGGTTTACCCCTGAAGGGGCCAAGCTGGAACTGGCTCTGCGCCGCGAACAGGCCAAGCTGTTGCAACGGGCCTTCGGCGAAGTTGGTGAGGACGCCATAAAGGGCTGGCTAGAGGTCAATCAGGCCCTGGGTAACAGCCATCAGGGCGGATTGACGAAAGGTTAA
- a CDS encoding aminotransferase-like domain-containing protein, with protein sequence MAFSERVARLKSSLIREILAAAQRPEVMSFAGGLPAEPMLPKVEWADMPASMGQYGMSEGEPALREAIADEARALGVPCDASQVLIVSGSQQTLDLASKLFIDPGTEVLLEAPTYLAALQAFQLFGADCIGVPQEADGPQIDALRQRLEQHKPAFAYLIPTFQNPSAVRYSEAKRDAVAALLDEFGVTLIEDEPYRELVFDEGSATPIVSRLQKASWIYTGTVSKTLLPGLRVGYLIATPDLFPYLLRLKQSADLHTNRVGQWQALQWLGTRHYREHLAELRDFYRIRRDAMQAVLQEHFSDLADWQIPQGGLFFWLTLKQPLDTRTLLTPALAQNVAFMPGEPFFIDPDQHPGHMRLNFSHIAPARLDEGLKRLAGVIREAQANLAA encoded by the coding sequence ATGGCCTTCTCCGAACGCGTTGCCCGCCTGAAAAGCTCCTTGATCCGTGAAATTCTCGCCGCGGCGCAGCGCCCGGAAGTAATGTCCTTTGCCGGTGGCCTGCCGGCCGAGCCGATGCTGCCCAAGGTCGAATGGGCGGATATGCCGGCGAGCATGGGCCAGTACGGCATGAGCGAAGGCGAACCGGCATTGCGCGAGGCCATCGCCGATGAAGCCCGCGCCCTTGGCGTACCCTGCGATGCCAGCCAGGTGCTGATCGTCAGTGGTTCGCAGCAGACCCTGGACCTGGCCAGCAAACTGTTTATCGATCCGGGCACCGAAGTTTTGCTCGAAGCGCCGACCTATCTGGCCGCCTTGCAGGCCTTCCAGTTGTTTGGCGCCGACTGCATCGGCGTGCCGCAGGAGGCCGATGGCCCGCAGATCGACGCGCTGCGTCAGCGCCTGGAACAGCACAAGCCGGCTTTTGCCTACCTGATCCCGACCTTCCAGAACCCCTCGGCGGTGCGCTACAGCGAAGCCAAGCGCGACGCGGTGGCGGCCTTGCTCGACGAGTTCGGCGTGACCCTGATCGAAGACGAACCCTACCGCGAGCTGGTGTTCGACGAGGGCAGCGCCACGCCGATCGTCAGCCGCCTGCAAAAAGCCAGCTGGATCTATACCGGCACCGTGTCCAAGACCCTGCTGCCAGGCCTGCGCGTCGGTTACCTGATTGCGACCCCGGACCTGTTCCCCTACCTGCTGCGTCTCAAGCAGTCGGCGGATTTGCACACCAACCGCGTCGGCCAGTGGCAGGCCCTGCAATGGTTGGGCACCCGTCACTACCGCGAGCATCTGGCCGAGTTGCGCGACTTCTACCGCATCCGCCGGGATGCCATGCAAGCGGTGTTGCAGGAGCACTTCAGCGATCTGGCCGATTGGCAGATTCCTCAGGGCGGCTTGTTCTTCTGGCTGACCCTCAAACAGCCGCTGGATACGCGTACCTTGCTCACGCCGGCGCTGGCGCAGAACGTTGCCTTCATGCCGGGCGAGCCGTTTTTCATCGATCCGGATCAGCATCCGGGGCATATGCGGCTTAACTTCAGCCATATTGCCCCGGCGCGCCTGGACGAAGGCCTCAAGCGCCTGGCCGGGGTGATCCGCGAAGCGCAGGCCAATCTGGCGGCTTGA
- a CDS encoding glutathione S-transferase family protein, which produces MYKVYGDTRSGNCYKVKLMLNLLGIAHQWVPVDILRGETQSETFLAKNPNGKIPVLELEDGTCLWESNAILNFLADGTEFLPSESRLRTQVLQWQFFEQYSHEPYIAVARFIQLYQGLPEARRKEYEDCHARGHKALKVMERQLQRTSYLVGEQYSIADIALYAYTHVADEGGFDLGPYPSIRAWLDRVASHPKHVSMLG; this is translated from the coding sequence ATGTACAAGGTCTACGGCGACACCCGTTCGGGCAACTGTTACAAGGTCAAGTTGATGCTCAACCTGCTGGGTATTGCCCATCAGTGGGTGCCCGTGGACATCCTCAGGGGCGAAACCCAGAGCGAGACGTTCCTGGCGAAGAATCCCAACGGCAAGATCCCGGTGCTGGAACTGGAAGACGGCACCTGCCTGTGGGAGTCCAATGCGATTCTCAACTTCCTCGCCGACGGCACGGAGTTTCTGCCGAGCGAGTCGCGCCTGCGCACCCAGGTGCTGCAGTGGCAGTTCTTCGAACAATACAGCCACGAGCCCTACATCGCCGTGGCGCGCTTTATCCAGCTCTACCAGGGCCTGCCTGAGGCGCGCCGTAAGGAATATGAAGACTGCCATGCGCGCGGCCACAAGGCGCTCAAGGTGATGGAGCGGCAGCTGCAGCGCACCTCCTACCTGGTTGGCGAACAGTATTCGATTGCCGATATCGCGCTCTACGCCTACACCCATGTGGCCGATGAGGGCGGTTTCGATCTTGGCCCCTATCCGTCCATTCGCGCCTGGCTCGATCGCGTCGCCAGTCACCCGAAGCATGTGAGCATGCTGGGTTAA
- a CDS encoding DUF2238 domain-containing protein: MIEVPSRKIQLALIVVMLLLIWLWAAINPLSREDWLLENLLVFFFAGLLLATYRRFAFSLTAYWLFALFLGMHLYGSHYTYAETPLGFWYQETFALDRNHYDRLVHFSFGLLLVYPLRELLHRSARLTGLWLAILSLAVVMALSAFYEQVEMLAAVLVSPELGSAFLGTQGDEWDAQKDSGLAMLGALSVLLIVAAGSRFGAGNRRRSLVGQ, encoded by the coding sequence ATGATCGAAGTCCCCAGCCGCAAAATCCAGTTGGCGCTGATCGTGGTCATGCTCCTGCTGATCTGGCTGTGGGCCGCGATCAACCCCTTGAGCCGCGAGGACTGGTTGTTGGAAAACCTGCTGGTGTTCTTTTTCGCCGGCCTGTTGCTGGCGACCTATCGACGCTTTGCATTTTCCCTGACGGCGTATTGGCTGTTCGCCTTGTTCCTCGGCATGCATCTGTACGGCTCCCATTACACCTATGCCGAAACGCCGCTGGGCTTCTGGTATCAGGAAACTTTTGCGCTTGACCGCAACCACTACGACCGGCTGGTGCATTTCTCCTTTGGCTTACTGTTGGTCTATCCCCTGCGCGAGTTACTGCATCGTTCGGCGAGGCTCACTGGCCTGTGGCTGGCTATCCTCAGCCTCGCCGTGGTGATGGCCTTGAGCGCATTCTACGAACAGGTGGAAATGCTCGCGGCCGTGCTGGTCAGCCCAGAGTTGGGTTCAGCGTTCCTGGGCACCCAGGGCGACGAATGGGACGCTCAAAAAGATTCTGGACTAGCGATGCTGGGGGCCTTGAGCGTATTGCTGATAGTGGCGGCGGGGTCGCGATTTGGCGCCGGCAATCGGCGCCGAAGCCTGGTCGGGCAGTGA
- a CDS encoding IS30 family transposase encodes MSYSELSVEERATIQIGRAQGFSLRKIACLITRSPSTISRELRRNRDACGGYSARLAQQQMQDRRQVCRPMRKLLPGSERFELVAHMLRGRLSPEQIAGKLRSMNIPSLRDAYVCRETIYNAFYALPVGELRKELIICLRQSKTTRRPRSGGVDRRGQIPEMVSIHVRPPEIEDRLMPGHWEGDLIKGKANASSVGTLVERTSGYLMLVKMNDATATSAMEGFSAALNGMPLAMRKSMTYDQGREMARHAEITQQTGVAIYFCDPHSPWQRGSNENINGLIRQYLPKGTDLSVHSQETLDAIALQMNMRPRKRFDFKCPIEVIGEVMQKAMTMQHDAPASIQ; translated from the coding sequence ATGTCTTATTCCGAACTCAGCGTTGAAGAGCGCGCCACCATTCAAATCGGTCGTGCCCAAGGCTTCAGCCTGCGCAAGATTGCCTGCTTGATCACCCGATCCCCTTCGACCATCAGCCGTGAGCTGCGCCGCAATCGAGATGCCTGTGGCGGCTACTCGGCCCGCTTGGCCCAGCAGCAGATGCAGGACCGCCGTCAGGTTTGTCGACCGATGCGAAAACTGTTGCCGGGTAGCGAGCGCTTCGAGTTGGTGGCCCATATGCTGCGTGGGCGTTTGTCTCCAGAGCAGATTGCCGGCAAGCTGCGCAGCATGAACATTCCCAGCCTCAGAGATGCCTACGTCTGTCGCGAGACGATCTATAACGCGTTCTATGCCTTGCCGGTCGGCGAGCTGCGTAAGGAGCTGATCATCTGCCTGCGCCAAAGCAAGACGACGCGCAGACCGCGTTCTGGCGGCGTGGATCGGCGCGGACAGATCCCCGAGATGGTCAGCATTCATGTGCGCCCGCCGGAGATCGAAGACCGGCTGATGCCGGGGCATTGGGAAGGCGACCTGATCAAGGGTAAGGCCAACGCCTCGTCTGTAGGCACGTTGGTGGAGCGCACCAGTGGCTACCTGATGCTGGTGAAGATGAATGACGCGACGGCAACCTCGGCGATGGAGGGCTTCAGTGCAGCGCTCAATGGCATGCCGTTGGCGATGCGCAAGAGCATGACCTACGACCAGGGTCGAGAAATGGCGCGGCATGCTGAAATCACCCAGCAGACCGGGGTGGCAATTTACTTCTGCGACCCACACAGTCCCTGGCAGCGCGGCAGCAACGAGAACATCAACGGCCTGATCCGGCAGTACCTGCCCAAAGGAACGGACTTGTCGGTGCATAGCCAGGAAACGTTGGATGCCATTGCCTTGCAAATGAATATGCGTCCCCGTAAACGCTTCGACTTTAAATGCCCGATCGAAGTTATTGGGGAAGTAATGCAAAAGGCCATGACAATGCAGCATGATGCTCCAGCCTCAATTCAATAA
- the oprI gene encoding outer membrane lipoprotei OprI gives MNNVLKFSALALAAVLATGCSSMSKETEARLTATEDAAARAQARADEAYRKADDAMAAAQKAQQTADEANERALRMLEKASRK, from the coding sequence ATGAACAACGTTCTGAAATTCTCTGCTCTGGCTTTGGCCGCAGTTCTGGCTACCGGTTGCAGCAGCATGTCCAAAGAAACTGAAGCACGTCTGACCGCTACCGAAGACGCTGCTGCTCGCGCTCAAGCCCGTGCCGATGAAGCCTATCGCAAGGCTGATGACGCTATGGCAGCTGCTCAGAAGGCTCAGCAAACTGCTGACGAAGCCAATGAGCGCGCTCTGCGTATGCTGGAAAAAGCCAGCCGCAAGTAA
- a CDS encoding GntP family permease, with protein MLGNAGLLVGLALLIFMALRGVNIFIAALLCALVVALSNGLPAPKALLEYFPFGPLGAFSFAGKFFLLFLCGAIFGKVMAASQAASSIAQAITRSLGISRTLWVTMLVCALLTYGGVVVFVVIFTMYPLGITLMREANLPKRLFCAATALGAGTFTMTAMPGTPSIHNVIAASALGTDLFAGAWIGVAVSVMMVAMGMAYVQREWRLARERGEGFEANAQDLRMEQLAGAPGSGPHWSLAVVPILVVLGIIMLPRVLLMSDAIVPGQGLLGPLVGFSQQQPILWPSLALVIATGVAVMLFAGLRRNTLALLGQGADDAIMPLLNTAAVIGFGGVVTQTPGFAQFSQWILTVDLPPLLSIFVSVSVVSGIVGSSSGGLQIFMQTLAPKYLEMGVEPEVLHRIANIASGGFDSLPHCGAVIAMLMIMGLTHKQAYKDIFVVTVLIPVIAVLCSIAYLSVF; from the coding sequence ATGCTCGGGAATGCAGGGTTGTTGGTTGGCTTGGCCTTATTGATTTTTATGGCACTGCGCGGGGTGAATATATTCATTGCGGCCTTGCTCTGCGCCCTGGTAGTGGCGCTGAGCAATGGCTTGCCGGCTCCAAAGGCACTACTCGAGTATTTCCCTTTCGGCCCCTTGGGCGCCTTCAGCTTTGCCGGCAAGTTCTTTCTGCTGTTCCTTTGCGGCGCCATATTTGGCAAGGTCATGGCCGCAAGCCAGGCGGCCAGCAGTATCGCTCAGGCCATTACGCGCAGTCTCGGCATTAGCCGGACCCTGTGGGTCACCATGCTGGTCTGTGCATTGCTGACCTATGGCGGGGTGGTGGTGTTCGTGGTTATTTTTACCATGTACCCACTGGGCATCACCTTGATGCGTGAGGCCAACCTGCCCAAGCGCCTATTCTGTGCTGCCACCGCCTTGGGCGCCGGTACCTTCACCATGACTGCGATGCCGGGCACGCCCTCGATTCATAATGTCATCGCCGCCAGCGCCTTGGGCACCGATCTGTTTGCCGGGGCCTGGATTGGTGTGGCCGTGAGCGTGATGATGGTTGCGATGGGCATGGCTTATGTTCAGCGTGAATGGCGCTTGGCGCGCGAGCGCGGCGAGGGTTTTGAGGCCAATGCGCAGGATTTGCGCATGGAGCAATTGGCCGGCGCGCCGGGTTCGGGTCCGCATTGGAGCTTGGCTGTGGTGCCTATCCTGGTGGTGTTGGGCATCATCATGCTGCCGCGCGTGCTGCTGATGAGTGACGCGATCGTCCCGGGGCAAGGCTTGTTGGGCCCGTTGGTGGGCTTCAGTCAACAGCAGCCTATTCTTTGGCCGAGCCTGGCTCTGGTGATCGCCACTGGGGTTGCGGTCATGCTGTTCGCTGGCTTGCGGCGCAATACGCTAGCGTTGCTCGGGCAGGGCGCTGACGATGCGATCATGCCGTTGCTGAACACCGCTGCGGTGATTGGCTTTGGTGGCGTGGTCACCCAGACGCCTGGCTTTGCCCAGTTTTCCCAGTGGATTCTGACGGTTGATTTGCCGCCGCTGTTGTCGATTTTTGTCTCGGTCAGCGTGGTTTCCGGGATCGTCGGCTCCTCCTCGGGCGGCTTGCAGATATTCATGCAGACCCTGGCGCCAAAATATCTGGAAATGGGTGTCGAGCCCGAAGTCCTTCACCGTATAGCCAACATTGCCTCCGGCGGGTTTGACTCGTTGCCACACTGCGGAGCAGTGATTGCCATGCTGATGATCATGGGCTTGACCCACAAGCAGGCTTACAAGGACATTTTCGTCGTGACGGTATTGATTCCGGTGATTGCGGTGCTGTGCAGCATCGCTTACTTGAGTGTGTTCTAG
- a CDS encoding GNAT family N-acetyltransferase: MSEALSIHHDLKGHQFETTVDGNRAYLAYMDLGKQTLDIYRTFVPNSLRGRGIAAALTEHALQYAERMDYTVIPSCSYVERYMERRQRHSVKG, encoded by the coding sequence ATGAGCGAGGCGTTGTCCATTCACCATGACCTTAAGGGTCACCAGTTCGAGACCACAGTGGATGGTAATCGTGCGTACCTGGCCTATATGGATCTGGGCAAGCAGACCTTGGATATTTACCGCACCTTCGTTCCGAATTCGCTGCGTGGTCGTGGCATTGCCGCCGCATTGACCGAGCATGCCTTGCAGTACGCCGAGCGCATGGATTACACGGTGATTCCTTCGTGTTCCTACGTCGAACGTTATATGGAGCGCCGCCAGCGGCATAGTGTCAAAGGCTGA
- a CDS encoding 3-deoxy-7-phosphoheptulonate synthase, with the protein MADLPINDLNVASNETLITPDQLKREIPLTDTALHTVATGRQVIRDILDGKDHRLFVVVGPCSIHDIKAAHEYAERLKALAAEVSDSLYLVMRVYFEKPRTTVGWKGLINDPYMDDSFKIQDGLHIGRQLLLDLAEMGLPTATEALDPISPQYLQDLISWSAIGARTTESQTHREMASGLSSAVGFKNGTDGGLTVAINALQSVSSPHRFLGINQEGGVSIVTTKGNAYGHVVLRGGNGKPNYDSVSVAVCEQELTKAGIRPNVMVDCSHANSNKDPALQPLVMDNVANQILEGNQSIIGLMVESHLGWGSQSIPKDLNQLKYGVSVTDACIDWDSTEKTLRSMHAKLKDVLPQRHRG; encoded by the coding sequence ATGGCTGATTTACCAATCAATGACCTTAACGTTGCCTCCAACGAAACCCTGATCACACCCGATCAGCTAAAGCGCGAAATTCCGCTGACCGATACCGCGCTGCACACTGTCGCCACTGGTCGCCAGGTGATTCGCGACATCCTCGATGGTAAAGACCATCGCTTGTTTGTCGTAGTTGGTCCCTGCTCGATTCACGACATCAAAGCGGCCCACGAATACGCCGAACGCCTCAAGGCGCTTGCGGCGGAAGTGTCGGACAGCCTGTACCTGGTGATGCGCGTGTACTTTGAAAAGCCGCGCACCACGGTGGGTTGGAAAGGCTTGATCAACGACCCCTATATGGACGACTCGTTCAAGATTCAGGACGGTTTGCACATCGGTCGCCAGTTGCTGCTCGACTTGGCTGAAATGGGCCTGCCTACTGCTACCGAGGCGCTCGACCCGATCTCCCCGCAGTATTTGCAGGATTTGATCAGCTGGTCGGCCATCGGCGCACGCACCACCGAGTCGCAAACCCACCGCGAAATGGCCTCTGGCTTGTCCTCAGCGGTTGGCTTCAAGAACGGCACCGACGGCGGCCTGACCGTAGCGATCAACGCGCTGCAATCGGTTTCCAGCCCGCATCGCTTCCTCGGCATCAACCAGGAAGGTGGAGTGTCCATCGTCACCACCAAGGGTAATGCCTACGGTCATGTGGTGTTGCGCGGCGGTAACGGCAAGCCGAACTACGACTCGGTCAGCGTGGCCGTTTGCGAGCAGGAACTGACCAAGGCCGGTATTCGCCCGAATGTCATGGTCGATTGCAGCCATGCCAACTCGAACAAGGATCCGGCGCTGCAACCGTTGGTGATGGACAACGTTGCCAACCAGATCCTCGAAGGCAATCAATCGATCATTGGTCTGATGGTCGAGAGTCATCTGGGCTGGGGTAGTCAATCGATACCGAAAGACCTCAACCAGCTGAAATACGGCGTGTCCGTCACCGATGCCTGCATCGACTGGGATAGCACCGAAAAAACGCTGCGCAGCATGCACGCCAAACTCAAGGATGTACTGCCCCAGCGTCATCGCGGCTAA
- a CDS encoding PilZ domain-containing protein, giving the protein MRRFLRHPSDMPVELVLRKSTFIPKQRLNNISLGGVACNSRCGFRPGTAIELRIPLLGEQARYPGVVAWCRKQPDDYLVGIAFIDEDTLFRARMIEQICQIEHYRQQREQELGEHLAIESIAEEWVAQHAAEFASANL; this is encoded by the coding sequence ATGCGACGGTTTCTGCGTCACCCCAGCGATATGCCCGTGGAGTTGGTGCTCCGCAAATCAACCTTTATACCCAAACAACGGCTGAACAATATCAGCCTCGGCGGAGTGGCGTGCAATTCCAGATGCGGTTTTCGCCCTGGTACTGCGATAGAGCTACGCATCCCACTGCTTGGCGAGCAAGCACGCTACCCCGGGGTGGTGGCCTGGTGCCGCAAACAGCCCGACGATTACCTGGTTGGCATAGCCTTTATCGACGAGGACACGTTATTTCGTGCACGCATGATCGAACAGATCTGTCAGATCGAACATTACCGCCAGCAACGCGAACAAGAGCTGGGCGAACACCTAGCCATTGAGAGTATCGCCGAGGAGTGGGTTGCACAGCACGCGGCTGAATTCGCCAGCGCCAACCTGTAA
- a CDS encoding 5'-nucleotidase, translating into MSKGMSDKLVLAISSRALFDLRESHRVYEGEGVEAYRRYQIEHEDEILMPGDAFPLVEKLLGLNTTLGQARVEVILVSRNSADTGLRAFNSIQHYGLGISRAAFVGGRSPDPYLAAFGCHLFLSTHAEDVRSALRSGFGAATILSGGARRAASNELRIAFDGDAVLFSDESERVYQQGGLEAFQSHERESARELLGGGPFKPFLAALHLLQQEFPEEACPIRTALVTARSAPAHERVIRTLREWNIRLDESFFLGGLEKAAILETFGADVFFDDQAGHCEKAREVVATGHVPHGVSNEPQR; encoded by the coding sequence ATGAGCAAGGGGATGAGTGACAAGCTGGTGCTGGCGATTTCCTCACGGGCGCTGTTCGACCTGCGCGAGAGTCATCGCGTGTATGAGGGCGAAGGGGTCGAAGCCTATCGTCGCTACCAGATCGAGCATGAGGACGAAATTCTCATGCCTGGCGACGCGTTTCCCTTGGTCGAGAAGCTGCTGGGATTAAACACGACGTTGGGTCAGGCGCGGGTGGAAGTGATTCTGGTGTCGCGCAACAGTGCCGATACTGGGTTGCGCGCGTTTAACTCGATCCAGCACTACGGCCTTGGCATCTCGCGTGCGGCTTTTGTCGGTGGTCGTAGCCCTGACCCCTATTTGGCGGCGTTCGGCTGCCATCTGTTTCTCTCGACTCACGCCGAGGATGTGCGTAGCGCGCTGCGCTCGGGTTTTGGCGCGGCCACCATTCTTTCTGGGGGGGCGCGGCGGGCCGCGAGCAATGAGCTGCGCATCGCTTTCGACGGCGATGCCGTGCTGTTTTCCGACGAGTCCGAGCGGGTCTATCAGCAGGGCGGCCTGGAAGCCTTCCAGAGCCACGAGCGCGAGTCGGCCCGCGAGTTGCTCGGTGGGGGACCCTTCAAGCCCTTCCTGGCGGCGCTGCACCTCCTGCAGCAGGAGTTTCCCGAGGAGGCCTGTCCGATCCGCACGGCCTTGGTCACGGCTCGCTCGGCACCGGCACACGAACGAGTCATTCGCACGTTGCGCGAGTGGAATATTCGCCTGGATGAGTCGTTCTTTCTGGGCGGGCTGGAGAAGGCTGCGATCCTCGAGACCTTCGGTGCCGACGTATTCTTCGACGACCAGGCGGGGCACTGCGAGAAAGCCCGTGAAGTCGTTGCTACCGGGCATGTACCGCATGGCGTGAGTAACGAGCCGCAGCGCTAG
- a CDS encoding universal stress protein, producing the protein MIRSILYATDLGLYAPYVLQHALALTRAFNANLYVVHAVEPMGLFAESVLQTFLDEEQIKELRSNGLSTVMASIEQRVLEGFRDELGESQHELEVIRAVQVVQGDPPQVILEEAQKRGVDLLVVGSHSHGAGLDIPLGRTAARLVQLSEVPVYLVPMLQHRARGEA; encoded by the coding sequence ATGATTCGCTCGATTCTCTATGCTACCGATCTTGGTCTTTATGCCCCCTATGTCTTGCAGCATGCCTTGGCGCTGACTCGCGCGTTCAATGCCAACCTATATGTCGTGCATGCAGTGGAGCCAATGGGGTTGTTTGCCGAATCGGTGCTGCAAACCTTCCTGGATGAAGAGCAGATCAAGGAGCTGCGCTCTAATGGCCTGAGTACGGTCATGGCGAGTATCGAACAGAGGGTATTGGAAGGCTTTCGTGACGAGCTCGGCGAGTCCCAGCATGAGCTCGAAGTGATCCGTGCGGTGCAGGTGGTGCAGGGCGATCCGCCTCAGGTGATTCTCGAGGAGGCGCAGAAACGTGGGGTGGATTTGCTGGTCGTAGGCAGTCACAGTCATGGTGCCGGTCTGGATATCCCCTTGGGGCGAACCGCTGCGCGGCTGGTGCAATTGTCTGAAGTTCCTGTGTATCTGGTGCCGATGCTGCAGCACCGAGCCCGGGGGGAGGCTTGA
- the cysB gene encoding HTH-type transcriptional regulator CysB, with the protein MKLQQLRYIWEVAHHDLNVSATAQSLYTSQPGISKQIRLLEDELGVEVFARSGKHLTRVTPAGERIITTAGEILRKVESIKQIAQEFSNEKKGTLSIATTHTQARYALPAVISAFIKQYPDVALHMHQGTPMQIAEMAADGTVDFAIATEGLELFNDLVMMPCYRWNRCVVVPQGHPLSKLPKLTLEALAEHSIVTYVFGFTGRSKLDEAFSHRGLTPKVVFTAADADVIKTYVRLGLGVGIVAKMAVDATLDPDLVVLDASDLFESSVTKIGFRRGTFLRGFMCDFIEKFAPHLTRDVLASAVQCHNKAELEELFRDVELPTY; encoded by the coding sequence ATGAAGCTTCAGCAACTGCGCTACATCTGGGAAGTCGCGCATCACGACCTCAATGTGTCGGCCACAGCGCAAAGCCTCTATACCTCGCAGCCGGGCATCAGTAAGCAGATCCGTTTACTCGAAGACGAATTGGGCGTGGAGGTCTTCGCGCGCAGCGGCAAGCACCTGACCCGGGTTACCCCGGCGGGCGAGCGGATCATCACCACTGCCGGAGAAATCCTGCGCAAGGTCGAAAGCATCAAGCAGATCGCCCAGGAATTCTCCAACGAGAAGAAAGGCACCTTGTCCATCGCCACGACCCATACCCAGGCGCGCTATGCCTTGCCTGCAGTGATCAGCGCATTCATCAAGCAATACCCGGATGTCGCTCTGCACATGCACCAGGGCACGCCGATGCAGATCGCCGAAATGGCCGCCGATGGCACCGTGGATTTCGCCATCGCCACCGAGGGGCTGGAACTGTTCAATGATCTGGTGATGATGCCGTGCTACCGCTGGAATCGCTGCGTGGTAGTGCCTCAGGGGCATCCGTTGAGCAAGCTGCCGAAGCTGACCCTGGAAGCCCTCGCCGAGCACTCTATCGTCACATATGTATTCGGCTTCACCGGCCGCTCCAAGCTGGACGAGGCCTTCAGTCACCGCGGCCTGACGCCCAAAGTGGTCTTTACTGCTGCCGATGCCGACGTGATCAAAACCTATGTGCGGCTTGGGCTCGGCGTGGGCATCGTGGCCAAAATGGCGGTGGACGCCACACTCGATCCCGATCTGGTGGTGCTCGATGCCAGCGATCTGTTCGAGTCCAGTGTGACCAAGATAGGTTTTCGCCGCGGCACCTTCCTGCGCGGATTCATGTGCGATTTCATCGAGAAATTTGCCCCGCACCTGACCCGCGATGTGCTGGCCAGTGCGGTGCAGTGTCATAACAAGGCCGAGCTGGAAGAGTTATTCCGCGATGTCGAGTTGCCGACTTACTGA
- a CDS encoding phosphoadenylyl-sulfate reductase produces MSHPFDVAELAATYANKSPQDILKLAFEHFGDELWLSFSGAEDVVLVDMAWKLNKNVKVFSLDTGRLHPETYRFIEQVRDHYGIAIDVLSPDATALEALVKEKGLFSFYKDGHSECCGIRKTAPLRRKLATAKAWATGQRRDQSPGTRSEVAVVEIDTGFSTPENTLYKFNPLAQMSSEDIWAYIRMLEIPYNSLHERGFISIGCEPCTRPVLPNQHEREGRWWWEEATQKECGLHAGNLIAKN; encoded by the coding sequence ATGAGCCACCCATTCGATGTAGCCGAACTGGCCGCAACCTACGCCAACAAGTCGCCCCAGGACATTCTCAAACTTGCCTTTGAGCACTTTGGCGATGAACTGTGGCTGTCCTTCAGCGGCGCCGAGGACGTGGTGCTGGTGGACATGGCCTGGAAGCTGAACAAAAACGTCAAGGTCTTCAGCCTCGACACCGGCCGCCTGCACCCGGAGACCTACCGCTTCATCGAGCAGGTGCGTGATCACTACGGCATCGCCATCGACGTACTTTCCCCCGACGCGACGGCACTAGAGGCACTGGTCAAGGAAAAAGGCTTATTCAGCTTCTACAAGGACGGCCACAGCGAATGCTGCGGTATTCGCAAGACCGCCCCGCTGCGGCGCAAGCTCGCCACGGCCAAGGCCTGGGCTACCGGCCAGCGCCGCGATCAGAGCCCCGGCACCCGCAGCGAGGTCGCGGTGGTGGAAATCGACACGGGCTTCTCCACCCCGGAAAACACCCTGTACAAGTTCAACCCGCTGGCGCAGATGAGCAGCGAAGACATCTGGGCCTATATTCGCATGCTGGAAATCCCCTACAACAGCCTGCATGAGCGCGGTTTCATCAGCATCGGCTGCGAGCCGTGCACCCGCCCTGTACTGCCCAATCAGCACGAGCGCGAAGGCCGTTGGTGGTGGGAGGAAGCCACGCAGAAGGAATGCGGCCTGCACGCCGGTAACCTGATCGCCAAGAACTGA